From Roseovarius pelagicus:
GCGCGGTTCTGGGAGAAATATGGAGCGGCGAACATGAACGACCGGCAGCGGGACATGCTCAACCGCTTGCTGGATGGGTTTGAAGGAAAACTCACGACGTCGAAATACGCGAAGATCGAAAAATGCTCACAAGACACAGCCTATCGCGACATCCTCGATCTGATGGACTTGGGCGCCCTTGAGAAAGATGTTGCTGGTGGACGCAGCACTAGCTATTCGCTGGCAGCGACGTAAAGAACCTTGTCACAGGCGCGATACGCCAAAACTGCCCCCCCCGTGAACATGTCAGCCAATCACGTCACATACGTGACAGCCGCTCTTCGTCATCCACCACTTCCAAAGAACCTTTATTGCCAGTCCAGGCCCACAACACGATGTTGAAGTCCGATGACAACGCGCCCTTCGCAAAACTCTGGATCAGAAGCCCTGCAAATCGATCCGCAATGAGGGCGCTTGCTAAATCCTGTGTCGGCACAGGTTGGCCATCGAGCATCTTCATGCGCCATGCAGGGTCGGCAAGCATCGCCGCTGTCGCGCCATCATACCGGTCAAGTCCGCCCGGATCGCGGGTATCGAAAATTGGCCCAAGGTCGGCCTTGTAGGACACCAGGATCGTGGGTTGCAGGCTGCCGACCTGGTTGGCTTCTCTAAGAGCAGTCGCGGGATCCAGCGAGGTGTAGAGGGCAGGGGTGCCCTTGGCGTTGAAGCGCCCTCCATAGAGTTCAGCACCTCGTCCGGATAGAGGTTCACGGGCATAGACCGGGTTCAGGGCGCGATAGAGTGGCCCTGTGTAGCGTCCATCTTTCAGCGGCATCAGGCAAAGACGCCCGCATCGACCGCATCAATGTATTCCAGAACTTGCTGCGCTTTGCCTTCCTGCACCAGCTGCATGGCAGTCCGGCCATCAAAGCCGGGCAGGGGCTCTGACCGGTACCATGCATAGGCCATCAGTTCCGAGCCGAAGCGGGGTTCGACTTTGTTCAGCACCTCTACCAATTCGCGCAGGCGGCGCTGCGTCTTGTCCGAACCGATGCGGGTTCGCCTCTGCAACGCGTCTTTGCCCAAGCCGACGGTCAATGCGATCTCTTCTGCTGATGTGCGTAGCACCGCGGCGATCTTGCGCGGTTCGAATTGCCCAGCTTCAGCAAAGTTCGTGATGTGCATGATCTATGCTCCTACAGTGATACTGACGGTATATAGCGGCAATATTGCTGAAATTCAAGCTGTCAGGAGGTTCTGTGCCTTCGTTTCCCATGCTAATCCGTAACGCTTTATAGCTCTGAGCGTCGGAAATCTTGAATTTTGGGCTTGAGAAGTTGCCGAAGGAGCGTTTTTTGCCGATCGAGAACATCAGATAAGTTATTGAAAATATGCCAAAGACTGCGGCAGTCGGACCGGGTTTGCCGATATGGCTTGCCGATCTTGGACCAGAACCGGCACTTGTTGCATGCAGTCACTGGGGTCCGCGGTGGTGTCGGGCCATTGACAGTTACCTCAGACCAGTTGGCTGGTGGAAAGTAAAAGTGGACTTCGGGTTTTGTGACTGACGGATGAGGGCCTTTGGGGTGCCTCGGACGGGTCCGGGCCGGGTTCCGGTCTGACGTTCCTGATGAAGGCATTCCCATGCAAACAGGTGTCTTGCGCGCGACCGCTGCCTCCTGGTGGCGGCATAGAGAACTGCGCCGAACTGGCCAGACGGCGCTGGCACAGCAGCTCGAACGCCAGACCGTCCAGCGTGACCTTGGCTATCTCAGGCAGGCGGCGACATTGCCGGACGCGCATGTGATCTGCGGGGAGGGTGGCACTTTCCTGCATCTCGGCTGGACCACCGTTTCGACTCTCGCGCCGATCGAGCGCTTTCCATTGGCCACTCTTGCGGTCGCACGAGGGACCCCGTTCATCGATATCCGACCCGTCACCGATGTGATTGCCTTCGCGAACCTGCCGCGGGTGGCGCGGTACGAATCGGACGACTCTGAACCTAGGGGTCCCGGCAGGTCCGTGTCGCTGACCACCTACATCGACATGGTCGAAGCCCTTGGTGCCAGGATCGCCAACGATCCACGCCTCCGTCAGTCAATCTGATCCCCATTTCCTCTCACCAAAACTCGAAAGGAGGCCAGTCATGGCCCGATCCCGCACGCCCAAATTCGATGCCTCCGAGGTCATCACAAACGAAATCATCCGCATCATCGAGCGCGGCGTCCTGCCGTGGCGCAAGCCATGGACCGCAGGTGGCAGCTCTCGTCCCCTGCGCGTGGGCGGAGAACCCTACCAGGGAGTGAACAACTTCCTGCTGACGATGCGGACCGTGATGGCGGGCCACAGCTCTCCCTTCTGGATGACGTTGCCGCAGGCCAATGCGTTGGACGCAAAGGTCCGCAAGGGCGAGAAGTCCTCTGTCGTCGTTTATTACGGTCAAAGCCGGAAAGACGCGGGCGGCGAGGACGACCGCAGCGATGGTGATGATCGCTCCGAGGAAGCCCGCATCTTCCGCTTCCAGAAATCCTACCGCGTGTTCAACGCCTGCCAGATTGAGGGCCTGCCCGACAGTTTCTACCCCGATCCGCAGCCAGCGCCTGAACATCCCCCGTCCGAGCCCATCCCGCACATGCAGGCGTTTTTTGACGCCATCGACATCACGACCGTCTTCACAGGAACGGAAGCGTATTATTTGCCGCCCGTGGACAAGGTCTACATGCCGTCCATCACGCGGTTCCAGGACCCGCGCAATTTCTACGGGGTCTGGGCCCATGAGCTGGCCCATGCCACAAAGGCCCCCCATCGACTGAACCGTGATTTCGGGTTCTCGAAGTTTGGCAACACGTCCTATGCGCGCGAGGAGATCGTCGCGGAATTGGCCTCGGTGTTCCTGGGTCAGTCGCTCGGCTTCACGGCGCATACGCTCGAGATGAATGCCGCCTATCTCCACAACTGGTTGCGCGTTCTTCGGTCGGACAAGGGCGCGATCTTCAAGCACGCCGCAGATGCGCAGCGCGCCTGCGACTACCTGATCGCCAGATCGGAGGCGGGTAGGGCAGGGGGCAGCGCCGAGGCCGCCTGACTATGCTTTGCTGCGAAGCAGAAAATGGCAGCTTAGAGCCCGTATTGACCACCACTCTTTTGTTAACATTTGACTTGAACCAGAGTTTTCTCAGAAGCTGTGACTTAAACGCAAAGAGAGAAATTCAATGGCACCCACTGGCAACACCATCGGTATCATCGGTGGTTCAGGAATGCTCGGATCGGCGATTTCGAGTGCACTTCTTGGAAGCGAGGCGTTTGAACAATCGAATTTCTGGGTTTCTAACAGAAGTGGCAATGCTTCTGGGGTTGAACAAAGTTCGATTATTCACGTCACGAAGGACAATCAGGAGTTGGTGGACGCCTGCGATGTCATTATTTTGTGTGTGCCGCCTGCTCGATTTCCTGACATCGACATCCGCGCACCCAACAGATTGGTCATTTCAGTTATGGCCGGAGTGACGATTGATGAAATGAAATCAAAGACAGCGGCTGTTCGTGTCGTACGGGCCATGAGCAGTCCTGCCGCTTCCTTGTCCTTGGCGTACTCACCTTGGAAAGCAAGCGCTGAGATTACGTCAGACGACAGAGATATCATTAGAAAAATCTTTGGGGCGTGCGGGACAACGGATGAGGTTTTCGACGAGCAGCAGCTCGATCACTTCACCGCAATGACTGGCCCGGTACCCGGTTTTGTCGCCTATTTTGCCAAATGCATGGTGGATCATGCCACAAGCCAAGGTATAGCACCTGATGTGGCTGACCGGGCCATTCGTCAACTTTTCCTTGCTGGCGGAACAATGCTAGCTGCCGACAAAGCCAGCCCTGCCGATCATGTACGTTGGATGATTGATTATGCCGGGACGACTGCCGCCGGGCTAATTGCAATGGAGCGCTCAACCTTGTCCAAGACAATCAGTGACGGGCTTCTGGCGGCGGCAGGCAAGGCAAGATCAATTTAGCAAATTACGGCAATTCGAACTGGCGTTTTGGGATGCAGTACGAACCATCAAATGGTTTTCGAAGGTCCGTTTAGTCCCGCTTAGCGGACTATTGGAACTGTTTGGTCCGGCCAGGTTTCGACGGGATCCTCTACCAAGTGGAAAAGTGAAAGCAGGCTTTGGGAAGGGTGTTTCAACTTCGCAAAGGAGATCCCCATGACCATCACTGCACAGCCCCAGACAGACCGCCCTGATCCGAGTGTGATCGCAGCGCAGAACGACGCGTTTCGCAAGCTTGCGTGCCTTGGGGTGCCGCCCGCGCAACCCATCCAGGGCCGCATGCATGTCACCCGCTCGCTTATGGAGGCCGGCGATGGCTTCATGGCCGAGGCGGTGAAGGCCACCGGTGCGTTCGATACATTCGAGCCTGAGAATGATCCCGAGGGATGGCACGATTTCGGGGCGGTCGAGATCCGGGGCGAGACCGTGTTCTGGAAAATCGATCTCTATGAAGCAGACTCGGATTTTCGCTACGGGGCTGAGACCCCGGACAATCCTGCCACCACCATGCGCGTGCTGACCATCATGCTGGCGCGCGACTGGTAGGGCAGGGGACACCCCCTCCTGACACTGCAAGCGATGAAGGCCCACTGACCCCTCAAAGGGAGAGTGGGCCTTTTGTCGTGGTGATCCCTGAAGCCGGGGATTGGTCGCGCGCGTGGACGCGCGGGCCACACCTCACCCACCTGGAAGGATATCCCATGACCACAAGCTTTGCCCCTCTCACCGTCGCCATTGGCGATCTGGTCCCGCATCCCGCCAATGTGCGCAGCAACTCTCCGGAAACCTATGATCCCGAGAACATCGTACATCTGAAAGCCAGCATCGCGGTGCTGGGTCTCCTCCAGCCGCTCCTCGTTCAGAAGATCGACGGCAAATATGCTGTCCTCGCCGGTGGCCGGCGCCATGCAGCCCTGAAGGAGCTGATCGCTGACAAGGCCAGCAAGGGGTTCACGGCGAAAACCAAGGTCGACTGCCGCCTTGTCCCTGACGACTGCGACGTCACCACGGCGTTGTCGCTCGCCGAGAACATCACCCAGGCACCGATGAACGCAATCGACGAGTTCGAGGCTTTCGCCCGGATGATGGAGGTCGACGGCCAGACGCCCGAGACCATCGCAAAGACCTTCGGCACTACGGTGGCCGCCGTGAAAGGCCGGTTGCGCTATGGCCTGATCCACCCCGACATCCGCGCCGCGGCCCGGGCCAAGGTGATCACGCTCGATACGATGAAGGCCTTCGCCGAGCACCCGAGCCAGGAGGCGCAGCGCGAGATCTTTGAGGCGCTCACGAAGGACGGCGGCTATCTGCAGGCCTATACCGTTCGACAGGCGCTCAAATCCCGCGGTGTGCAGGTCAGCGATGATATCGGGGCTTTCGTGCGCGCGGACTACGAGGCCCGCGGCGGCGCCGTCGCGGCTGACCTTCTGGAAGAACATTCCGTTCTTGAGGATGCGGCGCTGGTCGAGACCATCCTGCTCGAGAAGCTCGGTGCTGCTGCCGAAGAGGCTCGTATGAGGCTGGGCTTTGCCTGGGCCGATGCGAAGGTGCGCTATGATTACGCGACCATGGCCGACTACGGCCGCGTCTATCCCGGCCCGATCGAGCCGGATGAGGCTGCCCGGAAGCGCATCGATGAGATCGCCGCCGAGCTTGAGAAATTGCAGCTCGAGATGGAAGATGAGGGGCTCGAGGACGGTGCCTACAATGCCCTTTACGAGCGCGTGGACGCCTTGGAAGAGGAAGCCCGCGACCTGCAGGAGGCCTACAGCGCCGAGGACCTCGCGCGGTCTGGGGTGATCGCGTCCTGGTCGGGCGGGCAGGTGACCCTCCATGTGGGCCTCGTCCGCCCGGAGGACACCGTGAAAGAGGAGGGCGCGCACGGCTCCTCGAGTAACCCGACTGGGGAGGAGGCCCCGGATGCCGGCGAAATCACCTATCCGGCCTCGCTGGCTGAGGATCTCAAGACCGAGCGGGCCATGGCCCT
This genomic window contains:
- a CDS encoding RES family NAD+ phosphorylase — encoded protein: MPLKDGRYTGPLYRALNPVYAREPLSGRGAELYGGRFNAKGTPALYTSLDPATALREANQVGSLQPTILVSYKADLGPIFDTRDPGGLDRYDGATAAMLADPAWRMKMLDGQPVPTQDLASALIADRFAGLLIQSFAKGALSSDFNIVLWAWTGNKGSLEVVDDEERLSRM
- a CDS encoding MbcA/ParS/Xre antitoxin family protein, translating into MHITNFAEAGQFEPRKIAAVLRTSAEEIALTVGLGKDALQRRTRIGSDKTQRRLRELVEVLNKVEPRFGSELMAYAWYRSEPLPGFDGRTAMQLVQEGKAQQVLEYIDAVDAGVFA
- a CDS encoding ArdC family protein — encoded protein: MARSRTPKFDASEVITNEIIRIIERGVLPWRKPWTAGGSSRPLRVGGEPYQGVNNFLLTMRTVMAGHSSPFWMTLPQANALDAKVRKGEKSSVVVYYGQSRKDAGGEDDRSDGDDRSEEARIFRFQKSYRVFNACQIEGLPDSFYPDPQPAPEHPPSEPIPHMQAFFDAIDITTVFTGTEAYYLPPVDKVYMPSITRFQDPRNFYGVWAHELAHATKAPHRLNRDFGFSKFGNTSYAREEIVAELASVFLGQSLGFTAHTLEMNAAYLHNWLRVLRSDKGAIFKHAADAQRACDYLIARSEAGRAGGSAEAA
- a CDS encoding pyrroline-5-carboxylate reductase family protein, translated to MAPTGNTIGIIGGSGMLGSAISSALLGSEAFEQSNFWVSNRSGNASGVEQSSIIHVTKDNQELVDACDVIILCVPPARFPDIDIRAPNRLVISVMAGVTIDEMKSKTAAVRVVRAMSSPAASLSLAYSPWKASAEITSDDRDIIRKIFGACGTTDEVFDEQQLDHFTAMTGPVPGFVAYFAKCMVDHATSQGIAPDVADRAIRQLFLAGGTMLAADKASPADHVRWMIDYAGTTAAGLIAMERSTLSKTISDGLLAAAGKARSI
- a CDS encoding DUF3768 domain-containing protein, with amino-acid sequence MTITAQPQTDRPDPSVIAAQNDAFRKLACLGVPPAQPIQGRMHVTRSLMEAGDGFMAEAVKATGAFDTFEPENDPEGWHDFGAVEIRGETVFWKIDLYEADSDFRYGAETPDNPATTMRVLTIMLARDW
- a CDS encoding ParB/RepB/Spo0J family partition protein; translation: MTTSFAPLTVAIGDLVPHPANVRSNSPETYDPENIVHLKASIAVLGLLQPLLVQKIDGKYAVLAGGRRHAALKELIADKASKGFTAKTKVDCRLVPDDCDVTTALSLAENITQAPMNAIDEFEAFARMMEVDGQTPETIAKTFGTTVAAVKGRLRYGLIHPDIRAAARAKVITLDTMKAFAEHPSQEAQREIFEALTKDGGYLQAYTVRQALKSRGVQVSDDIGAFVRADYEARGGAVAADLLEEHSVLEDAALVETILLEKLGAAAEEARMRLGFAWADAKVRYDYATMADYGRVYPGPIEPDEAARKRIDEIAAELEKLQLEMEDEGLEDGAYNALYERVDALEEEARDLQEAYSAEDLARSGVIASWSGGQVTLHVGLVRPEDTVKEEGAHGSSSNPTGEEAPDAGEITYPASLAEDLKTERAMALGAAMALHPEATLDLTLFKLVSDVLASGMSVTQAIKIDARKEYRSHAKMDEIDETSLEQVAAAHDALDLSWLDDARAPADQFAAFRALEAGEKAKLVAYATASTTQSCFARDPRRDSLMHAFEIEIMPDIRAHWTPNAALFNRFKKAWLLKILGEDLGLAQEAVTLASSSKKEIVAFCDKLFAEPFATLTDAQRAAVAAWCPPMMQTAGVACDEAEPTAETPEPDSEVAQAA